Proteins from a genomic interval of Diospyros lotus cultivar Yz01 chromosome 6, ASM1463336v1, whole genome shotgun sequence:
- the LOC127804716 gene encoding xyloglucan glycosyltransferase 4 produces MASNSVVVTVEKPLLQTGGGGGGSLAAVPDKQKASRPKQFTWVLFLRAYRALACISWLAMGLPAIFASVKKRVALSDMSEEEEEPQNKGRLYRFLRACLAISTVALAIEIVAHFKKWNLNLIHPWEIQGIVQWSYMAWLSFRVDYVAPFVIMLSRFCIVLFMIQSLDRLVLCIGCFWMKWKKLKPVIEGEEYDVEDPSSFPMVLVQIPMCNEREVYEQSISAVCQLDWPKNRFLVQVLDDSDDENLQNLIRNEVFSWKQKGVNIIYRHRFIRTGYKAGNLKSAMACDYVKDYEFVAIFDADFQPNPDFLKQTVPHFKENPELGLVQARWSFVNKDENLLTRLQNINLCFHFEVEQQVNGLFLNFFGFNGTAGVWRIKALEESGGWLERTTVEDMDIAVRAHLHGWKFIFLNDVRVLCELPESYEAYKKQQHRWHSGPMQLFRLCLSSILTSKISIWKKANLIFLFFLLRKLILPFYSFTLFCIILPLTMFIPEAELPLWVVCYVPVFMSFLNILPSPKSFPFLIPYLLFENTMSVTKFNAMVSGLFQLGSAYEWVVTKKTGRSSESDLLALVERESITSNQEKIPRRLSESGLEMFTKLQEKEAAPVVKKRNRLYRKELALAFLLLTAAARSLLSAHGLHFYFLLFQGLSFLVVGLDLIGEQMS; encoded by the exons ATGGCGTCCAATTCGGTTGTAGTCACGGTGGAGAAGCCATTATTACAGacaggtggtggtggtggtggttcaTTGGCTGCTGTTCCTGATAAACAGAAAGCCTCGAGGCCTAAGCAATTCACATGGGTTCTTTTCCTGAGAGCTTACAGAGCTCTGGCTTGCATTTCTTGGCTGGCAATGGGGCTGCCGGCCATCTTTGCTTCGGTTAAGAAACGCGTCGCTTTGTCTGATATgagcgaagaagaagaagagcccCAAAACAAAGGGAGGTTGTACAGATTCCTCAGGGCTTGTCTTGCCATTTCAACTGTGGCTTTGGCAATAGAAATCGTTGCCCATTTCAAGAAATGGAACTTGAATCTGATCCATCCATGGGAGATTCAGGGAATTGTGCAGTGGTCTTACATGGCTTGGCTGTCCTTCAGAGTTGATTATGTTGCCCCTTTTGTCATCATGCTTTCCAGATTCTGCATTGTGCTTTTCATGATTCAATCCCTCGATCGGCTAGTGCTCTGCATTGGCTGTTTTTGGATGAAGTGGAAGAAGCTGAAGCCTGTGATTGAAGGAGAAGAATATGATGTTGAGGATCCGTCAAGTTTCCCAATGGTTCTTGTTCAGATTCCCATGTGCAATGAAAGAGAG GTATATGAGCAATCAATCTCTGCTGTCTGTCAGTTGGATTGGCCCAAGAACAGATTTCTGGTCCAGGTCCTAGATGATTCAGACGATGAAAATTTACAGAATCTAATAAGAAATGAAGTTTTCTCATGGAAACAAAAAGGTGTGAACATCATCTACAGACATAGATTCATCAGAACAGGGTACAAAGCTGGGAACCTTAAATCGGCCATGGCCTGTGACTATGTCAAGGACTATGAGTTTGTTGCAATTTTTGATGCTGATTTTCAGCCAAATCCTGATTTTCTTAAACAGACAGTACCTCACTTCAAG GAAAATCCTGAGTTAGGCCTTGTACAAGCTCGCTGGTCATTCGTAAACAAGGATGAGAACTTGCTCACgaggcttcaaaatatcaaccTGTGCTTCCATTTCGAGGTGGAGCAGCAAGTCAATGGCTTGTTTCTCAACTTCTTTGGATTCAATGGAACTGCAGGAGTCTGGAGGATTAAGGCCTTAGAGGAATCTGGAGGCTGGCTTGAAAGAACAACAGTAGAGGATATGGACATTGCAGTCCGAGCTCATCTACACGGGTGGAAATTCATTTTCCTCAATGACGTGAGAGTGCTTTGTGAATTGCCCGAGTCTTATGAAGCGTACAAGAAGCAGCAGCATCGTTGGCATTCAGGGCCAATGCAACTGTTTAGATTATGCCTTTCTTCCATCCTGACCTCCAAG ATATCAATCTGGAAGAAGGCCAACTTGatatttctcttctttcttctgagGAAACTGATACTTCCCTTCTACTCATTCACACTATTCTGTATCATACTCCCGTTGACAATGTTCATACCTGAGGCAGAATTGCCTCTCTGGGTAGTTTGCTACGTCCCGGTATTCATGTCCTTTCTGAACATTCTCCCAAGCCCAAAATCTTTCCCATTCTTGATACCATACCTACTCTTCGAGAACACCATGTCtgtcacaaaattcaatgccaTGGTATCAGGGCTATTCCAGCTGGGAAGTGCTTATGAATGGGTAGTGACGAAGAAGACGGGGAGGTCATCGGAGTCTGACTTATTAGCCCTTGTGGAGAGGGAGTCAATAACCTcaaatcaagagaaaatcccGAGGAGGCTCTCTGAATCTGGTTTAGAAATGTTCACAAAACTGCAGGAAAAAGAGGCTGCTCCAGTTGTAAAGAAGAGAAACAGGCTGTACAGGAAGGAGCTTGCTCTTGCTTTTCTCCTACTCACTGCTGCTGCAAGAAGCCTGTTATCTGCTCATGGCCTTCATTTCTACTTCTTGCTCTTCCAAGGCTTGTCTTTCCTTGTTGTTGGCTTGGACCTAATTGGGGAGCAGATGAGCTGA
- the LOC127803217 gene encoding uncharacterized protein LOC127803217, whose product MATVSGFSSLCSICQANSRISSSSSSCPSIPRGVVHLQGHGGSVNRIHSSLAVALSSKKHLQRRRGRKMISLAAEDDAQIPEQAESEDGNNTDNTEQAPQEEPAAADLPVSVPVSPSDVLSMFFQAEGTMNETAIPAVTNALQETEGVTNLKVQVAEGIATVELTKQTTIQATGVASNLVEIIQGSGFKLQTINLSFEDEDDII is encoded by the exons ATGGCCACAGTCTCAGGATTTTCCTCTCTCTGTTCAATTTGTCAAGCCAATTCtcgcatttcttcttcttcttcctcttgtccGAGCATTCCACGTGGAGTGGTTCATCTCCAAGGCCATGGAGGAAGCGTTAATCGCATTCATTCTAGTCTGGCAGTGGCATTGAGCAGCAAGAAGCATTTGCAGAGGAGGAGGGGGAGAAAGATGATCAGTTTGGCAGCGGAAGATGATGCCCAGATCCCAGAACAAGCTGAGTCAGAGGACGGTAACAACACTGACAATACAGAGCAAGCACCACAAGAAGAACCCGCCGCCGCCGATCTGCCGGTTTCAGTTCCGGTCTCGCCTTCTGACGTCCTCTCCATGTTCTTTCAG GCAGAAGGAACAATGAATGAAACAGCTATTCCTGCAGTGACCAATGCTTTGCAG GAAACAGAAGGTGTCACCAATTTGAAAGTTCAAGTTGCAGAGGGCATTGCAACTGTTGAG TTAACAAAGCAGACAACGATACAAGCTACAGGGGTGGCATCCAACTTGGTTGAGATCATACAAGGCTCGGGATTCAAGCTCCAGACGATAAACTTGAGCTTTGAGGATGAAGATGACATCATCTAG
- the LOC127804299 gene encoding gibberellin-regulated protein 14 produces the protein MGFKSLFFLLAILSLQAAYAKAPVPALAPAPSPIIKAAPPPPAPAPPVLPAPPPPKAKIECLPLCEERCKLHSRKRVCLRACTTCCARCKCVPPGTYGNREKCGKCYTDMTTRGGRTKCP, from the exons ATGGGTTTCAAATCTTTGTTCTTTCTGTTAGCAATTCTGTCTTTGCAGGCTGCTTATGCCAAAGCCCCAGTGCCAGCCCTAGCCCCAGCTCCAAGCCCAATAATAAAGGCAGCGCCGCCGCCTCCTGCTCCAGCTCCGCCGGTGCTTCCTGCTCCTCCGCCTCCCAAGGCAAAAATAG AATGTCTCCCTCTATGTGAGGAGAGATGCAAACTGCACTCTCGGAAGAGGGTTTGCCTGAGAGCATGCACGACGTGCTGCGCCCGCTGCAAATGCGTGCCGCCGGGAACCTACGGCAACCGTGAGAAGTGCGGCAAGTGCTACACCGACATGACCACCCGCGGCGGCCGCACCAAGTGCCCCTGA
- the LOC127803025 gene encoding uncharacterized protein LOC127803025 has protein sequence MDGDAILGVRDVGATKSAVSDERKRKLMKRSERWLVVLGVVLHAVYMLSIFDIYFKTPIVHGMDPVPPRFIAPAKRLVLLISDGLRADKFFEPDQEGNYRAPFLRSVIKRHGRWGVSHARPPTESRPGHVAIIAGFYEDPSAVTKGWKANPVEFDSVFNRSWHTFAFGSPDIIPIFCSALPHSTWNSYPHEFEDFATDASFLDEWSFDQFQSLLNRSIEDTKLKQLLLQDKLIIFLHLLGCDSNGHAHRPYSSIYLNNVKVVDRIAERVYNIVENYFKDNQTAYIFTADHGMSDKGSHGDGHHSNTDTPLVAWGAGVRYPMPTSTNNHSDCGFRFIDEHVHDMPTPKEWGLDEIERVDVNQADIAPLMSTLLGLPCPVNSVGNLPLDYVNLNKAEEVEAVLANAKQILSQFLQKSLLKQSNSLRFKPFKPLAHYSSDLDEIEYLISIRDYEAALKLSQDLRTLALKGLDYFQTYDWFMLMTVITFGYFGWMIHLILHVLKSYTYFLGSFPRKNQALHVRNDSGKWKVHFGGSLVMGSTCILLLLERSPPLYHAYTAMTVFLWTQIFSEYQFLKALWRDLVGRQSSYIIKLVATCAVSVAVLEFLVHSFTDRKLYTWCFLIVGVIASIHLYYSIPWKSGIPIFVWFSCWALSAFTLMPAEIPDNTPLVVASGAMILVIGGVATHLDQHAEPNKYWHGLLNHHVKKPGFPMLFLLQALLVGLSSVMVPLSTFHRTEKQELHALHQLVNWFIAGFSMVLPLFSATGLLSRLTSIFLGFAPTFLLLSIGYEAVFYAALALVLMAWILYENTILYRSWGKTPSTSIKAVEDNIIPGSSDRGLELSDMRIPLAFMVLFNVAFFGTGNFASIASFEISSVYRFITIFSPFLMAALLIFKLFIPFMLVICVFSAITKLIRVPRLGCYFLVILCSDIMTIHFFFLVKTKGSWMEIGNSISHFGIMSAQVVFVLLLFALTNVYTKDIQTRSAEKFPLKAM, from the exons ATGGACGGCGATGCGATCCTGGGAGTGAGAGACGTCGGAGCAACCAAATCGGCGGTTTCCGACGAAAGAAAGCGGAAATTGATGAAGAGAAGCGAGAGATGGCTGGTGGTTCTTGGAGTGGTACTCCATGCGGTGTACATGCTCAGCATTTTCGACATTTACTTCAAGACCCCGATCGTCCACGGCATGGACCCTGTTCCTCCTCGCTTCATTGCCCCCGCCAAGCGCCTCGTCCTCCTCATTT CTGATGGTTTACGGGCGGACAAATTTTTTGAACCGGACCAAGAAGGAAATTACAGGGCACCTTTTCTGAGAAGTGTAATCAAAAGACATGGCCGCTGGGGAGTGTCTCATGCTCGGCCTCCAACAGAATCAAGGCCTGGGCATGTTGCTATAATTGCTGGTTTCTACGAGGATCCCAGTGCAGTTACAAAAG GATGGAAGGCAAATCCAGTGGAGTTTGATTCAGTGTTTAATCGGAGCTGGCATACGTTTGCTTTTGGTAGCCCAGACATTATTCCAATATTCTGCAGTGCCTTGCCTCATAGCACGTGGAATTCATATCCTCATGAGTTTGAAGATTTTGCAACTG ATGCATCTTTTCTAGATGAGTGGTCTTTTGATCAATTTCAAAGCCTCTTGAATAGGTCCATTGAAGACACAAAATTGAAACAGCTACTTCTGCAAGATAAACTCATCATATTCCTTCACCTACTTGGGTGTGATTCAAATGGTCATGCACATCGGCCCTATTCATCTATTTATCTTAATAATGTTAAGGTTGTTGATCGTATTGCTGAACGTGTTTATAATATTGTTGAGAATTATTTCAAGGACAACCAGACAGCATATATTTTTACAGCCGATCATGGAATGAGCGACAAAG GAAGTCACGGAGATGGGCATCATTCTAACACAGATACTCCCCTTGTTGCTTGGGGGGCAGGTGTTAGATATCCCATGCCCACTTCCACCAACAACCATTCTGATTGTGGTTTCCGCTTTATTGATGAACATGTCCACGACATGCCAACACCTAAAGAATGGGGCCTTGATGAAATAGAAAGGGTGGATGTTAACCAAGCTGACATTGCTCCACTAATG TCAACTCTTCTTGGCCTACCATGTCCTGTTAACTCAGTTGGAAATTTGCCTCTAGACTATGTCAATTTAAATAAG GCTGAAGAGGTTGAAGCTGTGCTAGCTAATGCTAAGCAAATCCTCAGTCAGTTCCTTCAAAAGTCAC TACTAAAGCAGTCAAATTCATTACGTTTCAAGCCTTTCAAGCCACTGGCTCACTATTCTTCAGATTTGGATGAAATTGAATATCTAATATCTATTAGAGACTATGAAGCTGCACTAAAGCTGTCACAAGACCTCAGGACCTTGGCGCTGAAAGGACTAGATTACTTTCAAACTTATGATTGGTTCATGCTGATGACTGTAATTACTTTTGGCTATTTTGGTTGGATGATCCATCTTATACTCCATGTGCTAAAATCCTATACTTATTTTCTGGGGAGTTTTCCTAGAAAAAACCAAGCACTTCATGTGAGAAATGATAGTGGAAAG TGGAAGGTGCATTTTGGTGGAAGTCTGGTCATGGGATCAACATGTATCCTACTGCTTTTAGAGCGCTCTCCGCCCCTTTATCATGCATACACTGCTATGACAGTATTTCTTTGGACTCAAATATTTAGTGAATATCAGTTCCTAAAAGCATTATGGAGAGATTTAGTTGGGAGGCAATCTAGTTACATCATTAAGCTTGTAGCTACTTGTGCTGTGTCAGTAGCTGTCCTTGAGTTCCTG GTGCATAGCTTCACCGACAGGAAACTCTATACTTGGTGTTTCTTGATTGTGGGAGTCATTGCTTCAATTCATCTTTATTACTCAATTCCTTGGAAATCTGGGATACCAATCTTTGTGTGGTTTTCATGCTGGGCCTTGTCTGCCTTCACTTTGATGCCTGCAGAAATTCCTGATAATACTCCACTAGT AGTTGCAAGTGGAGCCATGATTCTTGTTATAGGAGGAGTTGCTACCCATCTGGACCAGCATGCTGAACCGAACAAATATTGGCATGGTCTTCTAAATCATCATGTGAAGAAACCTGGATTTCCAATGCTCTTCCTCTTGCAG GCTCTCCTAGTTGGGTTATCATCGGTGATGGTCCCATTATCAACATTTCATAGAACAGAAAAACAAGAACTTCATGCATTGCATCAATTAGTAAACTGGTTTATTGCTG GTTTCTCAATGGTGCTTCCACTGTTTTCAGCAACGGGGCTGTTGTCGCGACTGACTTCTATATTTCTTGGTTTTGCACCCACATTCTTACTTCTATCAATTGG ATATGAAGCTGTTTTCTATGCTGCACTTGCACTTGTACTCATGGCATGGATACTATATGAAAACACAATTCTATATAGAAGTTGGGGCAAAACACCTTCAACTTCAATTAAAGCGGTTGAGGATAACATCATTCCTGGAAGTAGCGATAGAGGCTTGGAGCTGTCTGACATGAGGATCCCATTGGCCTTT ATGGTCTTGTTTAATGTCGCATTTTTCGGAACTGGTAACTTTGCAAGTATTGCAAGCTTTGAGATCTCATCTGTATATCGGTTCATAACCATCTTCAGT CCATTTCTGATGGCAGCACTACTCATATTCAAACTATTCATCCCATTCATGCTTGTCAT ATGTGTGTTTAGTgctataacaaaattaattcgAGTTCCAAGATTGGGATGCTATTTTCTTGTTATATTATGTTCAGACATAATGACaatccatttcttcttcctg GTTAAAACTAAAGGGAGCTGGATGGAAATTGGCAACAGCATCAGCCATTTTGGAATCATGAGTGCCCAAGTTGTGTTTGTCCTATTGCTTTTTGCCCTCACAAATGTGTACACCAAAGATATCCAAACTAGATCGGCAGAGAAATTTCCCCTTAAAGCCATGTAA